The Phyllopteryx taeniolatus isolate TA_2022b chromosome 14, UOR_Ptae_1.2, whole genome shotgun sequence genome has a window encoding:
- the dhrs1 gene encoding dehydrogenase/reductase SDR family member 1 isoform X1 produces MATYDEQNGTVGLHAAKKFLDGKTTKTVCKVKQEDKRAAKDLHLSARSSENSPGSASSFTTNHNSVVCLPLVSEELKLVWTHSDQTRELDSIPELVQAFNLFPYPSSLEVNTLARVCSLPLDKVKVWFMVQRIKYGISWSSEEIEETRRKLSVPYSFDDSTETSEEAKVIEDKDSETEPVVPSETQQKKKPKCESPDSYKPTKSTSPCFSSTLPPPQDSYFYRPPSDIATSATAAAAVDAAAEVSLDLSGSSPQQNRHGRYKKSKAQLAALRKSFLRENWPAEVELRRLQEETGLSRNDIRKWFSDSRYQLRVGRGSLAAAQGFSNLPAVGGKPEQQSEPLSLTTQKSHLFNPVGKGQEGARSNAIRNSHFFQTFLSHSLEAFGERDLEGEGYEAIMEDLSGDGDSLKDGEQSEEEPLQLVKPCKLDQHAPPQEPPDTFKSSPCSSPSGTPPLTASPYKQPPNSISTSKKSVHLARGNNLHLSTASTSRTSAGRPRKTKEQLALLKQHFLRCQWPKSEDYTELVKITGLPRADVIQWFGDTRYAVKNGQLRWVKGVRDKFLAELAAQQSNAGLPNGSGTSPRVGGSRKRKSQVNGTCTGSPNVQPLVNYFLSTGSLNEKDLDILCKKSKMSYQQVRDWFSAQVIGETEREPVVTD; encoded by the coding sequence ATGGCGACCTACGATGAACAAAATGGCACAGTTGGACTACATGCGGCCAAGAAGTTCTTGGATGGCAAAACGACAAAGACTGTTTGTAAAGTAAAGCAAGAAGATAAACGCGCTGCTAAAGATTTGCATCTTTCTGCCAGGTCATCGGAAAACAGTCCGGGCTCTGCGTCCAGCTTCACCACCAACCACAACTCTGTTGTGTGCTTGCCCCTTGTGTCAGAAGAACTCAAATTGGTGTGGACACATTCTGATCAAACCCGCGAACTTGACTCCATTCCAGAGCTGGTCCAAGCCTTTAACTTGTTTCCATACCCGTCGTCACTTGAGGTCAACACCCTAGCACGGGTGTGTTCTTTGCCCTTGGACAAAGTTAAGGTTTGGTTTATGGTACAGAGAATTAAATATGGTATCAGTTGGTCATCAGAGGAGATAGAGGAGACACGACGGAAACTGTCAGTGCCATATTCTTTTGATGACTCCACTGAAACAAGTGAGGAAGCCAAAGTAATTGAGGATAAAGATTCTGAAACAGAGCCCGTTGTCCCCAGTGAGActcagcagaaaaagaaaccaaaatGTGAATCACCAGATTCTTATAAACCAACCAAATCCACCTCCCCGTGTTTCAGTTCCACATTACCGCCGCCTCAGGATTCTTACTTTTACCGGCCACCGAGTGACATAGCGACAAGCGCTACTGCGGCTGCTGCCGTCGACGCTGCTGCTGAGGTGTCCTTAGACCTTTCGGGGTCCTCTCCACAACAAAACCGTCATGGAcgctataaaaagtctaaagCTCAGCTTGCTGCACTTCGCAAGAGCTTCTTGAGAGAAAACTGGCCTGCAGAGGTGGAGCTAAGGCGCTTGCAGGAAGAGACTGGTTTGAGCCGCAATGACATCCGCAAATGGTTCAGCGACAGCCGTTACCAGCTTAGAGTCGGACGAGGAAGCCTGGCAGCAGCCCAGGGCTTTTCTAACCTCCCAGCCGTAGGAGGCAAACCCGAACAACAAAGTGAACCTCTTTCACTTACGACTCAAAAGAGTCATCTTTTTAATCCCGTGGGGAAGGGCCAGGAGGGAGCCCGAAGCAATGCGATacgaaattcacatttttttcagacCTTCTTGTCTCACAGCCTTGAGGCATTCGGGGAACGGGACCTGGAGGGAGAGGGATATGAAGCAATAATGGAAGATCTGTCTGGTGATGGAGACAGTCTGAAAGATGGGGAACAGAGTGAGGAAGAACCTTTACAACTGGTTAAGCCCTGCAAGCTTGACCAACACGCTCCTCCACAGGAACCACCCGACACGTTCAAATCCTCTCCCTGCTCCTCCCCCTCTGGAACTCCACCACTTACAGCATCACCATACAAACAGCCCCCAAACAGCATCAGCACATCAAAGAAGTCAGTCCACTTAGCCAGGGGCAATAATCTACACCTCTCCACAGCATCCACATCCCGAACATCTGCTGGCAGACCGAGGAAGACCAAGGAGCAGTTGGCTTTATTAAAGCAGCACTTCTTACGCTGCCAGTGGCCCAAGAGCGAAGATTACACAGAACTTGTTAAGATTACAGGTTTACCTAGAGCTGATGTGATCCAGTGGTTTGGGGACACACGTTATGCTGTTAAAAACGGCCAGCTGCGATGGGTTAAGGGGGTCCGTGACAAATTCTTGGCAGAGCTTGCCGCCCAGCAGAGTAATGCCGGTTTACCTAATGGCTCAGGAACGTCTCCGCGGGTTGGAGGTAGCCGCAAACGTAAATCTCAAGTGAATGGAACCTGTACGGGTTCCCCAAATGTCCAGCCATTAGTAAACTACTTCCTCTCAACGGGCTCGCTCAACGAAAAAGACCTTGACATATTATGCAAGAAATCAAAAATGAGTTACCAACAAGTGCGAGATTGGTTTTCAGCTCAGGTCATTGGGGAGACTGAACGAGAACCTGTTGTTACAGATTAA
- the dhrs1 gene encoding dehydrogenase/reductase SDR family member 1 isoform X3, with amino-acid sequence MSLSGWICVVTGASRGIGKGIALQLSEAGATVYITGRQEKTLKETATQVSERGGKCVPVICDSTNDGDIEKLFERIKLEQSGKLDLLVNNAYAGVQAIFENQGKKFWETDPSFWDTINNTGLRSHYICSVYASRMMVARGQGLIINISSMGGLRYLFNVPYGVGKAACDRMAVDMAMELRSRGVASVCLWPGPVKTELISQFVLAPQEVDSKYKDLFANGETTEFSGLCIVNLAKDKNLMSLSGKILLTCDLARRYGIQDVDGGAIKDFTSLKFLLTKVPYISWLSSFVPSFIRMPRFLLPLASNHF; translated from the exons ATGTCCCTGTCCGGCTGGATATGTGTGGTCACAGGTGCATCCAGAGGCATTGGTAAAGGAATCGCGCTGCAGCTTTCTGAGGCAGGCGCCACCGTCTACATCACCGGACGTCAGGAGAAGACTCTTAAAGAAACCGCGACGCAG GTAAGCGAGAGGGGTGGAAAATGTGTGCCAGTCATCTGTGATTCGACCAACGATGGCGACATCGAGAAGCTGTTTGAACGCATAAAACTAGAACAGAGTGGTAAACTGGATCTGCTGGTCAACAATGCATACGCTGGAGTACAG GCTATCTTTGAGAACCAAGGGAAAAAGTTCTGGGAGACCGATCCATCTTTTTGGGATACCATCAACAACACAGGCCTGAG AAGCCATTATATCTGCTCAGTGTATGCGTCCCGAATGATGGTGGCTCGAGGTCAGGGTTTGATCATCAACATTTCATCCATGGGAGGCTTGCGATATCTCTTCAATGTGCCATATGGGGTTGGGAAAGCGGCA TGTGACCGAATGGCAGTAGACATGGCTATGGAGCTTCGGAGCAGGGGCGTagcatctgtctgtctgtggccGGGACCGGTGAAGACGGAGCTAATATCTCAGTTCGTGCTTGCACCGCAGGAAGTAGATTCCAAG TATAAGGATTTATTTGCCAATGGAGAAACTACTGAATTTAGCGGCCTGTGCATTGTCAACCTCGCTAAAG ATAAAAACCTGATGTCATTGAGCGGAAAAATTCTCTTGACCTGTGACCTGGCGAGGCGTTATGGGATCCAAGATGTCGACG GGGGGGCTATAAAAGACTTCACCTCCCTGAAGTTCCTGCTGACCAAAGTCCCATATATCTCCTGGCTCTCATCTTTTGTCCCTTCTTTCATAAGAATGCCACGCTTTCTGCTTCCCTTAGCAAGCAACCATTTCTAG
- the dhrs1 gene encoding dehydrogenase/reductase SDR family member 1 isoform X2, with protein sequence MDSRVSDDGALYSLLSCRFKPLPSPFNTCCPRTDTKTSAGNENMSLSGWICVVTGASRGIGKGIALQLSEAGATVYITGRQEKTLKETATQVSERGGKCVPVICDSTNDGDIEKLFERIKLEQSGKLDLLVNNAYAGVQAIFENQGKKFWETDPSFWDTINNTGLRSHYICSVYASRMMVARGQGLIINISSMGGLRYLFNVPYGVGKAACDRMAVDMAMELRSRGVASVCLWPGPVKTELISQFVLAPQEVDSKYKDLFANGETTEFSGLCIVNLAKDKNLMSLSGKILLTCDLARRYGIQDVDGGAIKDFTSLKFLLTKVPYISWLSSFVPSFIRMPRFLLPLASNHF encoded by the exons ATGGACAGTAGAGTGAGCGATGACGGTGCACTTTATTCCCTTTTAAGTTGTCGCTTTAAGCCTTTGCCATCTCCATTCAACACCTGCTGCCCGAGAACCGACACGAAAACCTCAGCTGGAAACG AGAACATGTCCCTGTCCGGCTGGATATGTGTGGTCACAGGTGCATCCAGAGGCATTGGTAAAGGAATCGCGCTGCAGCTTTCTGAGGCAGGCGCCACCGTCTACATCACCGGACGTCAGGAGAAGACTCTTAAAGAAACCGCGACGCAG GTAAGCGAGAGGGGTGGAAAATGTGTGCCAGTCATCTGTGATTCGACCAACGATGGCGACATCGAGAAGCTGTTTGAACGCATAAAACTAGAACAGAGTGGTAAACTGGATCTGCTGGTCAACAATGCATACGCTGGAGTACAG GCTATCTTTGAGAACCAAGGGAAAAAGTTCTGGGAGACCGATCCATCTTTTTGGGATACCATCAACAACACAGGCCTGAG AAGCCATTATATCTGCTCAGTGTATGCGTCCCGAATGATGGTGGCTCGAGGTCAGGGTTTGATCATCAACATTTCATCCATGGGAGGCTTGCGATATCTCTTCAATGTGCCATATGGGGTTGGGAAAGCGGCA TGTGACCGAATGGCAGTAGACATGGCTATGGAGCTTCGGAGCAGGGGCGTagcatctgtctgtctgtggccGGGACCGGTGAAGACGGAGCTAATATCTCAGTTCGTGCTTGCACCGCAGGAAGTAGATTCCAAG TATAAGGATTTATTTGCCAATGGAGAAACTACTGAATTTAGCGGCCTGTGCATTGTCAACCTCGCTAAAG ATAAAAACCTGATGTCATTGAGCGGAAAAATTCTCTTGACCTGTGACCTGGCGAGGCGTTATGGGATCCAAGATGTCGACG GGGGGGCTATAAAAGACTTCACCTCCCTGAAGTTCCTGCTGACCAAAGTCCCATATATCTCCTGGCTCTCATCTTTTGTCCCTTCTTTCATAAGAATGCCACGCTTTCTGCTTCCCTTAGCAAGCAACCATTTCTAG
- the c14h14orf119 gene encoding uncharacterized protein C14orf119 homolog yields MSWFNYVSQKPDCQQQFSTDSRRMSATDDSRAPYGSRLRGAPATEASPSMATQNRAGFPSCPPTLENLTCGSSSGGQLGEPELISYVSLQEQRCVLSWFQGWTSSQRERFLQDLVGKAVPGKVCTLLDSLSTLQVKDRLPNIFECQLRLWTQWFESWGEEERNHFVHILEERDPTFVAHFYNCVAGSAGRD; encoded by the exons ATGTCATGGTTCAATTACGTCAGTCAAAAGCCGGACTGCCAGCAGCAGTTTTCCACCGACAGCCGCAGAATGTCGGCCACAGACGACTCGCGTGCTCCTTACGGCTCGAGGCTCAGGGGGGCACCGGCGACTGAGGCGTCACCGAGCATGGCAACGCAAAACCGGGCtggcttcccctcctgtcctccCACCCTGGAGAATCTGACATGCGGGTCTTCGAGcggaggccagctgggagaacCGGAGCTCATCTCTTACGTGAGCCTCCAGGAGCAGAGGTGCGTCCTGAGCTGGTTCCAGGGCTGGACTTCCTCTCAGCGGGAGAGATTTCTGCAGGACCTGGTGGGCAAAGCTGTGCCTGGGAAGGTGTGCACCCTTCTCGACTCTCTCAGTACTCTTCag gttAAGGACAGACTACCAAACATTTTCGAATGCCAGCTACGCCTGTGGACACAATGGTTTGAGTCTTGGGGAGAAGAAGAGCGCAATCATTTTGTGCACATTCTGGAAGAGAGGGATCCTACATTTGTCGCCCACTTTTACAACTGCGTAGCAGGTTCAGCGGGGAGAGACTGA